Genomic DNA from Desulfurellaceae bacterium:
GATCTGGACTACCCTGGCCCAGTTTGCCGACTGGATCTTCTGCCTGGTGCGGACCGATTTTCAGACCCAGAAGAAGCAGCACGGCATTTCCTTTCTGCTCATCGACATGAAAACTCCAGGCATCACGGTCCGGCCGCTGGTTCTCATGGACGGCGGCCACGAGGTCAACGAGGTCTTTTTCGACAATGTGCGGGTTCCGGCCGAAAACCTGGTGCACGAGGAGGGCGACGGCTGGACCGTGGCCAAGTATCTGCTCGGTCACGAGCGCCTCAACACGGGCAGCATCGGCACCTCCAAGCGCGAGCTGGCCCGCCTCAAGGCCGTGGCCGCCGGCCAGACCAAACACGGCCGGCCGCTGCTCGAAGACCCCCGTTTTGCCGACCGGCTGGCCCGGGTCGAGGTCGAGTTGATGGCGCTTGAGATCACCAACCTGCGCTTTCTGGACCAGATGCGCGGCGGGCGCGACCCCGGTGCCGAGGTGTCCCTGCTCAAGATTCGCGGCACCGAGATTCAGCAGGCTCTGACCGAACTGATGATGGATGCGGTCGGGCCGTTTTCCCAGGCTTTTCAGCCGCTTGAGGCGCCACACTTCGACGCCGACACCGCCCGCATTGCGCCCCGCTACTGCAACTACCGCAAGACGACGATTTACGCCGGCTCCAACGAAATCCAGCGCAATATCATCGCCAAAATGTCCCTGGGTCTGTAAAAGCGGTCGGGCTGGTCATCCTCGGCCACTGCGAGCCGGCTCTCAGGAGAGAAGCCTGTGAATTTTGACTACACGGAAGAACAACAGCTGCTGGCCAACAGCGTTCAGCAGTTTCTCGCCCGGGAGTATACGTTTGAGGCCCGCCGGGCGATTGTCGAGTCCGAGCCCGGCTATAGTGAACAGGTGTGGTCCAGCCTGGCCGATATGGGGCTGTTGGGCCTGCCGTTTTCGAGCCAGGTGGGCGGCTTTGGTGGCGGTGCGGTGGACCTGATGCCGGTCATGGCCGCGATTGGCGAGGGGCTGCTGGTTGAGCCCTACCTGGCCACGGTCGGCCTGGGCGGGCAGTTCATCGCTCGGGGCGGCAGCCAGGCTCAGCAACAGGCGATTCTGCCCGCTCTGATTGCGGGCCGGTGCAAGCTGGCCTTTGCCCACACTGAGCGCGGGGCACGCTACGATCTGGCCCAGGTCGGCTGCCGGGCTACCAAGTCTGCCAACGGCTATATCATTGACGGCGAAAAATGTGTGGTGCTGCACGGCTCGTGCGCGGACCAGCTGATCGTTTCGGCCCGCACCGCCGGCCAGGAGACCGACCCCGACGGCATCAGCCTGTTCCTGGTTGACCGCAACGCGCCCGGGGTCAGCCTCAACTCGTACAAGACGCTCGATAACCTGCGGGCGGCCGATATCCGCTTCTCGGCCACCGCAGTGCCGGCCGACGCCCTGATCGGCCCCGAGGGACAGGCCCTGGAGCTGATCGAAGAGGTCACCGATTATGCCCTTGCCCTGCTGTGCGCCGAGACGGTCGGGGCGGTGAAATTTGCCAATGACGCCACCCTGGACTATCTGAAGACCCGCAAGCAGTTCGGCGTGCCGATCGGTTCCTTTCAGGCTCTGCAGCACCGCATGGTCGATATGATGATCACCTATGAGCAGGTCAAATCCATGGCCTGCCTGGCGTGTGTGAAGGTGGACAGCGCCGAGGCAGCCGAGCGCAAACGGGTGATTGCTGCGGCCAAGATCAAGATTTCGGACGCGTGTCGGCACATCAGCCAGGAGGCGGTGCAGCTGCACGGAGGCATGGGCATGACCGAAGAGCTGAAGGTCAGCCATACCTTTCGGCGCCTGACTACCATCAGCCAGACCTTTGGCGATGCCGAACACCACCTGGAGCGCTTTAGCGCGTGTGGCTGACACATAAGGATAAAGGCGTATGAAAGCAGGCCAACTGCGTCAAATCGGGACTACCGCAGTGTCAGTCACCCAGTATGGGCTCGGCGGCACCGCGCTGGGCAATATCTACACCGCAGTCGAAGACCAGGCCGCGCGTGCCACCATCGAGGCCGCCTATGGGGCAGGGGTGCGCTATTTTGATACGGCTCCGCTGTACGGCAGCGGCCTGAGCGAACTCCGTCTGGGCAAGGGGCTGGCCGACTATCCCCGGGATGAGGTCGTCATTTCGAGCAAGGTCGGCTGGGCGCTTGAGCCCCGACCGGCCGGCCAGACGGCGACGATTGATCTGTTTGACAAGGCTCTGCCGTACCGAGGCGTGGTGGACTATTCGGCCGACGCGATTCAACGCTCTCTTGAAGACAGTCTCGCCCGACTCAACACCGACCGTATCGACATTGTGCTGATGCACGACCCGGACGAGGCTGCCACCATCAGAGGGCTCGATCCCTACGCTGCCAGCCATTTTGACCAAGCCATGGCCGAGGCGTATCCTCTGCTCGACAGTCTGCGCAGCCAGGGTGTCATCAAGGCGCTCGGGGTCGGTATGAACCAGTGGCAGATGCTGGAAGATTTTGCCCGCGCCGGCGATTTTGACTGCTTTTTGCTGGCCGGCCGCTACACCTTGTTGGAGCAGGAGGCGCTCGGCTCATTTTTGCCGCTGTGCGCCCAAAAACGCATCAGCCTGATTATTGGCGGGCCGTACAACTCGGGCATCCTGGCCAGTGGAGCCGTGGAGGGCGCGTATTACAACTATCGGGCCGCACCGCCGGACATCCTGGACCGGGTACGGAGAATTGAGGCCGTATGCGCCCGATATCAGGTATCGCTTCAAGCCGCCGCCCTCCAGTTCCCGTTCGGACATCCGGCCGTGGCTTCCATTATCCCTGGCGCCCGCTCTGTTCAGGAACTGGCTGACAATGTCGACTCCTTCGAGCAGGCGATTCCGGCCGATTTCTGGGCCGAACTCCAACACGCCAAACTCATAGAGCCGGCGGCGCCCGTTCCTGGGGCAGCATAGGGGGCTGGGATGAGCAAGCGCGAC
This window encodes:
- a CDS encoding acyl-CoA dehydrogenase family protein; the encoded protein is MNFDYTEEQQLLANSVQQFLAREYTFEARRAIVESEPGYSEQVWSSLADMGLLGLPFSSQVGGFGGGAVDLMPVMAAIGEGLLVEPYLATVGLGGQFIARGGSQAQQQAILPALIAGRCKLAFAHTERGARYDLAQVGCRATKSANGYIIDGEKCVVLHGSCADQLIVSARTAGQETDPDGISLFLVDRNAPGVSLNSYKTLDNLRAADIRFSATAVPADALIGPEGQALELIEEVTDYALALLCAETVGAVKFANDATLDYLKTRKQFGVPIGSFQALQHRMVDMMITYEQVKSMACLACVKVDSAEAAERKRVIAAAKIKISDACRHISQEAVQLHGGMGMTEELKVSHTFRRLTTISQTFGDAEHHLERFSACG
- a CDS encoding aldo/keto reductase, which gives rise to MKAGQLRQIGTTAVSVTQYGLGGTALGNIYTAVEDQAARATIEAAYGAGVRYFDTAPLYGSGLSELRLGKGLADYPRDEVVISSKVGWALEPRPAGQTATIDLFDKALPYRGVVDYSADAIQRSLEDSLARLNTDRIDIVLMHDPDEAATIRGLDPYAASHFDQAMAEAYPLLDSLRSQGVIKALGVGMNQWQMLEDFARAGDFDCFLLAGRYTLLEQEALGSFLPLCAQKRISLIIGGPYNSGILASGAVEGAYYNYRAAPPDILDRVRRIEAVCARYQVSLQAAALQFPFGHPAVASIIPGARSVQELADNVDSFEQAIPADFWAELQHAKLIEPAAPVPGAA